Part of the Besnoitia besnoiti strain Bb-Ger1 chromosome Unknown contig00015, whole genome shotgun sequence genome is shown below.
GCCAGAACTTCCATTCAGCAGACCTACTGGCGCAGGGGAATGGTCGGGCTGAGCTCGCCCCGGCACGCTCTCCACGGAAACTAGATTGCTCACTGCCTCCTTCCCTCGACTCAGTGGAACGCTGAAAGCCTCTCACCCCAGCTTCGGGAATTTTACTGTCCAACTAAGGCTCCGCACCTAGTGGCATGCCCTTCGACATTCCGGTGGCGTGTCCACGCTAGTGGTCCAGACAGACGTGCAGGTGGCTGCCACAGTTTCTCGTTTTTCAAAAATTGCATTGAGCAAAGCAAGATTACACCGTCCCACCGAAGCTAGACGAAGAagtcgccggcctccgccagACGCGGACCCGAAAGCGTCTAACCACACAAGTTTCATAATTCTCGGAAAAACCATGCAGAAGTTTCGCTGCTGGCATTTCCCCGGTGACCGCTCCGTCAATTTGACTCAGATTCCCACTGTTGGCTGCGCGTAGCTGACAGAACCAGCACCGGACGCTAAACTTTGAGCCGGACGCCTCGAGAGGGCACACCGCCAGCTGTGGTAAATTGAAAGGCGCTTAGCGtaggggcgcgcgcgctcgagcGATTTTCTGTCCGCTGGGTCCGAGCTCGGAGGGACCTTGCCGGTCTGTGGCGCATCACCCTTTTTCCACTCAAAACTCTGTTGTTTTTCGCATGGACGAATTATCACGTGCGCGATCGTGGGTGTTTTGCAGCGCCATTTCGATCCTGTTAGACGTTGATACCGTTTTCGCTCCTTTCGAACTGCGCGCTCTGGTAGACTTAGAAGACACTCTTCAAGAAAAGGTGACGAGCGTGTCCGCCCCCGGTCCAGTttgagcgcgagagaagacagtCCGCGCATCCGCTCAACTGGGCTGGAGCTACCTCTCTCATCGGGCTGCTATTCATAGCGTACTCATTTTCAACTTAAAATTTTCTCTACGTCTGAAATGCCTTAAAATTAAAACTGCACAGGGGGCGTGAAGTggagagacgacggagagaaaATGATCTTGCGGTTCTGTGGTGCCAGCGTTCGCGCTATTTTGCTGGATAATTCCTCGTCCGCGTGCCGACATTCCGTAAGGTCCTTCGCTTTTCTCCTTTATACGCGCGCGTATTTGAACAGCGTTCGACCATCCGCTCTGCGATTCTTTCCATCGTGTTTTTAATTATATCTCTTAGGGTCTGTTTCTCCTTTTTACACATTTACGCTGGGGAGTTTTACAGTTCGCCCTCTTACTGCAGCATCTTGGACCAGGGAGGACTTACGATTGAGTGCCGTGCCACTTTTTTTTCGCCCCGGGTGCGTTGAGAAAACCAGGGAGGAACGGACCTTCACTCCCGCCTTCTTTCCCTCGTTCTCCTTCGTGACTTGCAGGCCGCTATCGGCTGATCCAGCCTTCTCGCGGACTGTGTTTCTAATCGCGAATAGCGTCTGTGCAGAGTGTCttttccttcgtctccgcacAGACTGCTCCCGAGCGTACCAGTACTCGACTAACTGTGTCTCTGTCCACAAGGAATCCTGTTGGCTTCCTCCTTCCTTGCATTGAAGCTCTTCTTTTCCactttcttctctcggccACCCTGCGGAATCGCTGCTTCGAGCGGTGTCCTGTATCAAACTCTCTACAGCTTGCACAGCCGTGTCTTCTTTTAGATGTACGTACACATCGACTCTGCGTAATCAACTCCAACGTTACACGTGCCTCCGGACACTTCCTCTGTCTGAACACTTTCTCAAATCGTCCAGTTCCAATTTCGCTTGCCTTTCCCCTCATTCGTCGCAAATTGTACCTCCGTAAACACAACGTCCTCTTGTCTACTTACGATATCACCTCGCCGTCCATGTCTTCCTTCGTACTGTCCTTCGTGCAAGTCGTGTGGCGTCCGCCTTCATCTGTACCGATAACACagcgttttcctctcttcgagCCTCCTCTGACTGCATACACTCCCCTAGTCTGTTCTGTGGTTCCTCCTGCCAACCCGTGCCCGTTTTGGCTCCTAGCCTCGTCCACGCTCCTCTCTTCGTTACGGCGTCGCGTGCCCAGAATCGTGCCTCTTTGAATCGTTCATCGCCACCGTGTGGTGGGGGGACCCGTGCCAGAATTTGCCCGCGTTGGCTGCAGATACATCGGAGCAACGTGTTCGCGGTCACCGGTCGCTGCCGTCCGCTCTCATTTAACGTCCTTCAGCTTCGTTCACTCATTCCAGCAAGCTGTTCACAGCGGCTgtgctgcgacgccgccgcacgagACCACACGCTTTTTCCATTCTGTTCCGTCTCATATCCAGTGTGTTCATGCAAGTGTTCCCGAAGTGTCGCCTTTATTTTCCTTTCCTGCAGTCCTGAACGTCTTGTCTGGAGGTCTCTCTGTGAGATTTCGTTCCCGCACCTTCGCGACCGTGGCGTTGGCTCTGCCGTTCTCACTCCTGCCGACGACCCCTTCCCGTTCCCCCCGATTCCTCTTCTCCCGCCTCTCTTCCCCGTTTCTCGCACTTCTCAGCGACTTCAGCCTCTTTTTTCCGTGCGTCAGTAAAATGTACGCGCACGGCGTCAGTCCGCTGGCTCCGCCCAGCCTGTATCAGCACCCGGAGGGctacgcgccggcgcctgtcgGGTCGCCCGCGCATGCACCGCGAGGCTCGCCCAAGTACGCGAACGGCGGGTCCGCGACCCCGGGCCTGGTGACCCCTACGAACCGCGGCGGGGTGCCCGTCGCCACGAGTTCGCACAGCTTTCCGCCGTCGGCTccgcccgcagcgggcggccAGCCCCCTCCGGTCGGCGGGACGGCGCCTCCGAGTCGCAGGGGCGGGAACGGCTGCTTTCTGTTTGCAGTGATCATGCTGATCACGTTTCTCTACTTGGGCTACGTTTGCATTCTCCTGTACCCACTGCTCTGGCCCGAGCCGTCCGTTCTCGGCATgacgctcttcgccgccttccacgtctgcttctgtctcctcctcgccgccttcttgaAGGCCGTCTGCACGGACCCCGGCCGCGTCCCGGCTAACTGGGGCTTCTACATGGGCGACGAAAACAAACGCAGGAGATACTGCAAAGTCTGCAACGTCTGGAAACCCGACAGAACGCACCACtgctccgcctgcggccgaTGGTaagccgcgagacgcggctCTTCTCTGCGGATCCGCCCGCTGTCTCCAGTGGCGCCGTCTCCTGAGTCCGCAGAGggtgcggagacgcgaggacgcggacgggagggagcggcgagcgccatgAGAGTCCTCGCGCATTTACGCGTTTCGCAGCGCGGTCCTGGCAACGAGCCGCAATCCACATTTTCTCCGGGGGATATCGCGCTTCATCCGGGGTTtgcggacgcagagggcggcggaaagcTGCAGCGTTCCGAGTTGCGACGAGATGAAAACTCGTGCCGACCGGTTAAGAATGATGCGTAGACCGCTGACAGACTTTTTTGCGATGCAACCACGAAGATGAGCCACAGTTTTCGCTTGGCGTCGGGGTGTTGAGGCAAGGTCACGCTTGTTTGAGCATCGGACGCTTTTGGAATTTTTCATCTACCAGAGACGCTGACGCCAGTACGACGCGGCAGATTCGCACAACGTGCAGCGCATGTTTATAATATGGATGGACCTGCGGTTGCAGGCCTGGCTGTAGAGCGGCGGTAGTCCTGGGGTATATGGAGGGCGCCGGTCAGGTCGCGAGCAATCCCAGGACGACTtgtttctcttttcttttcagcGTGCTGAATATGGATCACCACTGCCCGTGGATCAACAACTGCGTGGGCTTCTACAACCGCAAATACTTCATCCAGCTCCTGGTGTacgcgctcgcctgcctcttcttcatcttcgtTCACGGgtgagaagaaagacaaacATCGGATCGCGAGCAGTTTCGTGTGCGTGATGGGCCTTTCGGGAGCACCTACGCGTATGCGCTTCTCTTCTCACAAACCTCAAGGTGAAGAACCTAAATCCGTGTCTGCATCAAATCTACAGGTGCAAATACATATCTACATCATATATGTATACTTCCTGTAGACTGCCAGTGCTTCGGAACTCAGTGTCGTTGTTTGACGCTCAGTGTGCAGCTGTCCGTGAGGATTTCATTCCCTTCTTTTCGGCCTGTGGCGAGTTCAGGTTTTACTTCATCTTTTTGGAGAGCGTCCGCACCACGACGCAGCGCTACCCGACGTCgccgacgcatgcgcacgaGGGATTCCCGGATATGCCCGAAGCGTCCGCGCTGACTGTTTTGAAATACGTCTACGTCTGCCTCATGCTCTTCTTTTCTATGGTTCTCATCTTCGCCCTGATTCCGTTCTCCAGATTCCATTTGAACCTCGTTTTGAAggtgcgtcgcctgcggctaAATGGATGCATATGCGTTCGCAGGGACTTGCGGCGTGGATTCATACGcaaacgcgcgcgcctcttctttgtGAAATCTCTCCATTTGTGCCGATATCCTACATCAATCTACCTATCCGTATATGTCTTCCGATTTATCCCGTTTATCTGTATCGGTATATGTataggcatatatatatatatatatatatataggagTTGTAAGCATGGCGGCAACCTTATACTTCCTCTCGAAGACTTTTTTTGGCTTCAGAACTCGACGACGATCGAGAACATGGACGTCGCGAACCGAGACCGGAATCGCTACGACCTCGGCGTGAGCAGAAACATTGAACAGGTACGCAAAACTCGTTTTTATTGATGCGAAGGTTAACATATGCTCCGCTGTGCGATCCGCAGTCCGCCACTAAATTCAGGAGAAGCGTAGTAGcatcgaggcgcgcgcgcgttgtGCTGTCGCACGTGTCTTCCAAGGACCGTAGTCGCTTTCTGCGTCGTTAGACGGCACTTTCGCAGGGTTGTGAGGTTTGAATGCCTTCGCAGCTGTGTGCCTGGCAAGCGCGTCGCAAATCTGTGTATGCGCACATGTCTTTCTCTCCACATCATGCATGCCAAGACGATTGCTTTTACGGAGAGTCTTTTGGAAATCGATTGGGCGTGTGGGGAAGTGTACCTTTTCCGTCAGGCAAGAGCGTCGagtttctcttttttcttaGGTTTTTGGAGCGAACCCGTGCTGCTGGATGGTTCCTGTCCAGTTCGCTGCCAATCGCCCTGTGGGCGACGGCGTGCGCTGGAATATGCACTACATGGTCGCGGGAGAAGATCAGGTACAGAGCAACTCTCTGCGCCTGAAACCACATTTCCACTTCAGTTTCGAACGGAgatcgcctgcgtctgcggcgatCACTTTTTCCAGTCACTTTTGCGCGGTTTAGACGTCCGTAGAGGCGATCGACCTTCGCGCGAGATGCATGTCTGTCTTGCCTGTTTCTTTCCATGGCGGTCACTCTTGTAGAAGGCTCTTTTGTCTTCCTTGTCTGCTTCAGGTCTAGAAAAAGCTCGCGGTTCGCCAGCTCGTCTTCGCatgcgctgctgtcgcctctAAGCTCGCGGAACTTGGACTCTCTGTGCACCTTTTGAAGAAGGGCACCTGGGGGCTGTCGTCGTCTCGCTTCCACCGCATGccaaaagagagagacagccgacaggccggcgggcggcgcctctcggtTCGCTCGTCTATCCGAGGACATGCGAAGGCGAAAGCGATCCCAGCTCTTCGCAGAGTGCGCGAtgccgctgtcgcgcgtgtTGTCAGCCTCGAGGCCCAGTGACTCGAATTGAAGGGAGGGAGATACGCGCCGGCACCAGGCAGCTGGCGCTCGCTGTTTCACCAGCTGTTCGCTTGACGGTGGGGTTATTTCGTTTTTTGCTTCGTCGCGCTTCCCTTTGCGGAAAAGGAAGGGATTGCGCGCGCCACATTAGTAAACGCGGAggtgtcgcggcgcgcgctcgctACGTCTCGCTGAACAGCGGACGACGTTTTCTTTCCGCCGTTCTTGAGGCTGGGATGCGACGTTTAAATTCGTCTCTAGACGAGCCAAGAGGCGTGTGCTGACGCCTAGCTCACAGGCGGCCGCCACGGGACTTCGCACTCCGCCGCTCCATTTCATACGCATCTGTGGGAGACTCGCCCACTGGATGTCTCCTCTGCACACCTATCAACGCATTTGCACACTCACAGCTCCTTCCAGGCGCCTGCTGTGCGTCTCTGGGGGCATCTGGCGGTGTGCAGAGCAAGCATAACTTTATGTCAACTTGACATTTATACTGTGgacgcgccttcgcagctaCATGTGTGTCTATGCATAGagatatacatgtatatatattttggTTCCACttcgagaggcaggcgcctgcagatCGAGACGCATTTCGCTCGAATACCGTTTTTGGTTTGGGCCTTTTGCCGTTTCAGCGTGCTCCTGCAGCGGTGCCCAGCGGCAGAGGTCGAACAGGGTCGAAAGGAGACTGAGGAGGCTCAAGTTTCACAGCTGGGATCGCTGGAGGCCGCATCAGCGCGGCTGCCAAGTTGAATCGATGGGGGGTTTCCGGAATTGCGCGAAAAAACGGAGCCAGAGGGGAGAGGGACGAAGGAGCAGCTAAGCTGCGCAGCCGTATATAAGGCgaagggagggggaggggggggagttgcgcggagggcggggagcGAGGAGTGTATGAGGCTCGCAGGGAAGAGAGGGCTGAGGGGAGATTCGaacggagagaaggaagcctCATCTTTCTGTCCAGGGCGTGCCCTCGGGGGAGTGAAACGGTCGGGAAAGCAAAAACAGAGTTGAGACTCGAGGCACGCATAGGTTTTTTTTACGCTACTGCACTTGCAAATTTGCAGTATGACTTCGCTACGACTTTTGCGTATCAAAGACTATGAAGTACCACGCGCCACTGCGGTGGAGGAGACATCGCAACGTCTAGCTATAAGTAAATGCGCGATCACCGAAGGCAGTGAGGCAAACAGCGCACACAGAGTAGCCCCCTACTGTTTTCAGACTCATCCgcagaaaggcgagaaagcCTTTCGTCTTGCCCCGGCACCGGAGCGCAAACACACGGAACCGGCGTGAACCACCGGCAGAAGCTCTGGAACATGCCGAAAaagagcgaaggagacgacaCTTTCTCTCTTGATAGGCTTGTCCGCGTATGCGGCGAGTGTCAGTTTGCTTTCGAGACTCCGAGTTACCACTAGAAATGACGGCTTCTCCGCTCGAATAGAGAAACCGCTTTTGAAGAATAACCTCCTTGTCCCTGCCCACGCTAGCCAATGTGAAAAGGAAAGAATGCCTTCCACGTTTCCGCGTGAACGCGAGACGTGTGATCACCGACGTATTTCTAGCCACACTGGCTCACCCTCATTTACCCATACACGGGTCTCCTTAGCGAGCGATTGATTTTTTTGCCGGCGTCACAGCGTTTTTTTCCAAAAGAAACAAGAGATCGCGAGCTTCGGGGGAGAGCAAACGGACAGCTTCAGCTGCAACGCAGGAAAGCGGCCGCTCGTCCCTCCGTGTTTCCGCCAGTACTCGAAAGCTGGGTAACAATTAATTAATTGAGGCGTGCCGCAAGCCCATGTAGCCGCTCTGCAGTCTTCGAATGGAACGGGGAGACGACAGCATTCCACGACCTGGAGAACGGCGGAGAGTGTAGCTTACGCATAAGCAAACCTGTTAGGGTTGTCCGCGGCGTGTCTTCGTAGCGGCTGCGAAAAACAAATCCCTTTCCCACAGTCTGCAGTGAtttttacatatatatctctATGCGTATGCGGAGCTGGCATCTTCGAGAGTTTTTCAAGGAAACAGGTCTCTCTTTTGCTGAGTCCCACGCTTGTGTCCCTCGCGTTTATTCTCCGACCAGTCGTACGAATTTGTGGACGACCAAAGGAGTAATATTTTCTAATCAGGGCTTAGGCTGCACCGGAGCCTGCGGACCCGAATGGATAGGCTATCGGTTGGCCGTTTTCGTACTCGATTTGATGAAGAAGCGGCGTAAAGATGCGCCAGGCTTCGGTCATCTCATCTGCAGGAACGCAACAAAAcaacagacacacacacctCTACGGCGATTCAGCGGGCGCTGGTGATTCGAAGTGACCCCCAGCGGCCTACGTTCCCACTGAAACCGAAGTTTTCACACTCTTGAACGCCGCTCCAGTAAACCTCCATCTGCCTGTGGATGCGGAGAGCTGCatccctctctgcgtgcaCGTAACAGAGACATCCAGACCCGGGTGAAAGCTGCATTGCCTGGCTCTCCTATTCTGACGAAATCTTCCTTGTCGCCGCGAATCACATCAACGATAAGCCTTTCTTACGCGTCTGGCAGACGGGCAATCTTAAAGCTGTTCATTACTGGCCACACGAAATCGAACACGAGGAACTcaccgcgcgcctccgaccTGATGAACCTGAGCCGTACTCGTCTCACTCCACTTGGTGTGCGGCGACCACACCCACcaaggaaaaaagaagaTATACGGAATTTTTCAGTGAACAGCGAACTGATTGCCCCGTGCCTGAGTCCAGCTATGGATGTATTTATGTCCAGatcggggagggggggggggggagagagaatGCGAATAGGAGCGAACCGGACTGAAGGGGCCGTAGTACGGTGCTCGTGCGtaaatgcatatatgcatgtaagcacatatacgtatgcaaatttatatatatatatatacaaattcatatatatatatacaaattcatatatatatacatacaaatTTGTATACGTATCCGCCGGCGCACTCCTAGCTTGCCTGGTTTCGGCGCATGTGTCAGCTGTTTTTATTCGCTCTCTACTTGGCAAGTCGAGTTCGGCCTGCCTTAGGTCGCGCTTTTTCAGCTCAAGCATATGCCTAGAGAAAGAGAATTTACAGCGgcaagcagagagagctgcTTCCTTTCTGTTCTCCCCTACTCTAAATTGTTCTCGGAATTCGCTTCGACTCCCATTCTCAACTTCAAGATAGAGGGCTCGCTGGTCCATCTCTCGTTTTCCACGCACAGGATGCAGGTGCAGAATGTGAGTGTGCGCGAGTTCGACGCAACCGTCGGGTCCTGAAACAAAACCGAGACTCATTCCGCATCGCATCATCGGTGGGCTGACGGCCTCGATAGACCAAAGTGAGGCGCCGCTTTTTTGTTTTCGAGCTCGAGACGAAACGCTTCGTGGCATTTGCTTCTGCTTCGTACgggcgctccgcgccgcgaaaATAATCGAAACCTAGTGTTGGGTGGACCGACACCGTTGCGAGAGGCCTCGGATTGTGGTGACCGCATGACCCACAGAGAGCTGTGTATCAGGAGGGACTGCGGAGAGCTCTACGTACAAAGCGCGTCTCATCGATGAAGTTGTACGCTGCCATGGAGCATGCCACGTTCGTGGTGCTCTACTCGACTTGGCCCTGATCttccgcctgcggcttcttccgctgTGCACAGCCTTTGCGGGATtcctcgcgtcttcgcctcgccacTCTcacgcttcctctctcgagTGAGTTCCGTGCGTTGTCTGAGGGGTGCTGCCCTGCTAGCACGGCTGCCAGGATGCAAAGCAACGTTACATTGCGTTATCCGGGGTTTTGCCACACGCAGACGGGCCGCACAGCCCTAGAACCGTGTCGCCGAGGCCTGCAGTGCCCGCACGTTGATTCGCATACTGCCCGGTTCGGAACACCGACGACTGAACATCGGTGTTAGCGATGTATGTCGAGTCTTCCCGGGTCTCCGCATCTTGTCGCATGTGTCGCGGCGCAAGTGCTCTTTCTCTTGCCATCTGTGAACATTTGCGTAGCTGTGTTTGGCGTCAGAGGCGTCGGGggccgcatgcgcgactGTATTTTGAACTGCGCCGTCAGAGACTGGTAttcccctcctcctcgttccTCGCGGAACAGAGTCTGTTCTATGCCAACCACTCTTCCCTCGCACACTCTTGCACTCGATCGTCGGGCAGTCGTTCAACCGCACAACACCTCTAGCTGCCTTGTTTATATCTATCTCTGTCTCTATTTTTCTTCCTGGACACATATGGAACTCACACTTTTCTACACGGGTACGCATGCTAGAAAACTGTACACACGGACTTGCTTTTGCGCAAACCAGGACTGTCTCCCGAACTCCTATGTTTATGTGTGACATAGTCTTGGACTCAGGTTCCTATTCTTTTGACTTTCGTCGGCATCTCACGGATGGGCGGTATCTGTTGGAGGACTTCACTTTCTCGTCGCGAACCTCGTCGTCCTTCAACGTCGCCGGTCTCTCCATGGCGCCAAGCGTGCGAAATTGTAGCCAGTGATTTTGCATTACATCCCGAATTACGCCGGAAGGAAGTGATCGAGGGCCAAACGCGAAAAAACACGGTGAACTGCCTGTTGAGTGGGCTGCCTATGCGCCTTGCCTCAGCTGCTGTTTCTGCGGTATTTGTCAGCAATTCCTCCTGCAGACTACTGGCAGAGCATTTGCTTTCAGGGGAGCGGCGCCTACCATAGCGGTCAAAATAGGGACCTAGTTCAACACCAATCGTGTCCTTAAGCGCAGTGAATACAGCTCGCGGAAAACAGCTGCACGATGCAACAGAAAATAGAACAGTGTACCGTTCCGAAGATACCATGACCCCGTGCTTCAgtgcgctctcctctcttaGCTTCTTTATCTTCTCGTAATCCTttctgctgtcgcggcgATGCTTCCGGGATGTTTTCCATACCCTTTCGCTTTTCTGTACACCAGTGCAAGTAACTGGTGCTGTGTGACCGCCCTGGCTTTTTATTCCATTTTTGACTCTACGTTGCTGATTCTGGAACGTGCTggcttcgttttcttttcctctcttctccacTACCTGGCCTTCACCCTTCTCTCAATGGCGGACACTTCCCCTGTTGAGACGGCCTTCTGCCAAACTGAAGAGATCGTCTTGCACCGACAAACGAGTTTCTGGCAGCACATACACGCCTCATCACATGAAACGCTAGTGGACCgaacgcgcggcgtctccacAGCTTACTCGCGTTGCGTAAGTTTGGTGTTTTGGCGGCGGCCGTTGACCAGAGTCCCTTGTTCTATGCTTTCGTAGAGATGCA
Proteins encoded:
- a CDS encoding DHHC zinc finger domain-containing protein (encoded by transcript BESB_027430); translation: MYAHGVSPLAPPSLYQHPEGYAPAPVGSPAHAPRGSPKYANGGSATPGLVTPTNRGGVPVATSSHSFPPSAPPAAGGQPPPVGGTAPPSRRGGNGCFLFAVIMLITFLYLGYVCILLYPLLWPEPSVLGMTLFAAFHVCFCLLLAAFLKAVCTDPGRVPANWGFYMGDENKRRRYCKVCNVWKPDRTHHCSACGRCVLNMDHHCPWINNCVGFYNRKYFIQLLVYALACLFFIFVHGFYFIFLESVRTTTQRYPTSPTHAHEGFPDMPEASALTVLKYVYVCLMLFFSMVLIFALIPFSRFHLNLVLKNSTTIENMDVANRDRNRYDLGVSRNIEQVFGANPCCWMVPVQFAANRPVGDGVRWNMHYMVAGEDQV